The genomic DNA GGGTAAAATCGGTATTCTTTTgtctacttttaattattttattttgaaattataatttattaatttatatgatgtttttaatacaaattaatatttttttttagaaaatgttcatgaatattaaaaatgatgaaaatgattTGAGCGTacaaccaacaaaaaaaaaatgacacgaaaataaaaaaagaaaaaaaaagaaaaaacgtTACTAAATAGGTTATCAAGGTGCTCACGAGCTATTCGAATCTCGGCTCGACAaaagctcgttcgagctcgtTCGTTAGTCTTAACGAGCCGAGCTCAAGCTCGTTTAAAAGCTCAAAAATTTAAACGAGTCGAGCTTGAACTTCTCGATATTCGGCTCGTAAGCTCACGAACATGTTCGTTTATAGGCTCGCTTATAAGCTCGCGAACAAGTTCGTTTATAGGCTCACGAACACGTtcgattataatattgtttaaatataatttataaattattaaaaaaatagtaatatataaatatatattataataatgaatattattacatgattatatttatattaatataataataacctatAAAGCTATAATTAAACTTAGGGTTAATAAATAGAGCTTTCTAAACGAGCTTTAAACGAGTTCTTAACGAGCTTTCTAAACGAGCTTtaaacgagccgagctcgaTTGTAAAAGCTCGAaacgagctcgagccgagctcgagcccgAATATATACTAGACGAGTTGAGTTCGAGCATGATACTGTTCGgctcggctcggctcatttacaTCCCTATTTGTAAGTactcgagaagaacgattaactcctGACGGACTTTATTGGCTTTCCGGAatgattctaaaaaaatatcataataataacattatgaataatACGCATCGAACGACTACTATCAGTGAAAATTCGATaatttctctccaaccagataatgcacaaaataataatttggatgaTAACCTAATTATGTATGTCCATCATATTACCCACGTTAATATAAATTTCTCAACAACTACCAAAAAACTCGGACATCATTCAATTAATGATATTCCACAAAAAAATTCAGATACTAGTCACCCCTCGAtaatgcaaaaataagtgagttgtcgGTTCAACATTCTCGTGATacatacgactaaccataatacaatattttttatgcacatatcatccTTAAAATTTCACCGtgaataacgcttcatccaaagaacgagatttTGGATTGAATATTTGACTCTCAAAATTTctccaacaaaaattatataaactcatcttagcgaacaacttgtagcaatgtcCCACATGGAAACTATTCATGCGTTGCCAACGCATAACATCTTATTCAAACGGGGACACTTGTTTGTGTCTTacaaaagtaaaactctattatggaaCGAACTATCCATAACATTTAATCTccttttatatctaattcgacTAGCAAAATCACTGGATCGAGtatcaaacatgtcattaattgtgtcatttctacatatagcaatGAAAGGAAGTTCAAGATATATGTTGTAGCTAAttttttgacactacaccaaatgtcgtcCCAAAAACTAATTGAAAAATCATCCTCTACAATAAATCTAGATTGCTCACGAAACTTTTCCACataaaattttttttctctaaatattACACATTggtggataattagacatttttgtGAACCAACCAGACTAATCGTAACCATACTTACATCTAATCATCGATGTTTAAAGATTATTCGATTCTGTGACAAATCTCCAACatcattttgataaaagagtCTTGTtaaatgaaatatgatttcaaatattgaaatatttttattctatgccagtaatattattattattattattatattattatatatatttgtatttttttatgtttatcatttatatatttaacgaCAGATATAgtcaacatgtcaaaatatattcACATCTCAACAGAATAGCTCACTAGGCTATATGTTGAGCTCAAACCGCatgtattattaatacattttttttatagttgtaGAACAAGTTAAAGTCCTAGACCGAATTACAAGTTGGAccaatattttgtaatttaaggaattatatatgtctaaacaaaataatttatatatattatatataagaaacaCATTCTAAATaagatttgataaatttaaatttgattttgcttctattaaacttattaattaagaCATTACATTTAATTCATCAATTTGATGTatcatatttgatatttttttaatatttacattgtatattcaataacttatatttgacgtgttttaaattaattctaaaataattaagaacAGTGATAGAGGAGAAAAATTGCGTTAAATAGATCCTACGCATATTTCCACTAAGGTAacgttaaaaattaataaataaaatggatGATGCTTCACTTTTGTATATATGTTTCATTTAATAAGTGAAATACAATAACTGAAAAATTGTGAGAGAATAATGCGACATCATGCTATTGTccgaaaaaagaaaaaaagaaatatgaagagagattaagagaaatgataagTGAGGAAAATTTGATGGAAAAAGGAGAAAGAATTCACCTCATTTgccagaaaaaaaaatatgattctCTCCCCCTAtcctattttaataattaattaaataattaagtaaaaaaaatcaatattataacaattttaaacattttttcttattaaataaatacggtacataaaatcaaatttgatatatttattcaataatcatatcattaatttgaataaacaatattatGAGATTAATAGATGGACATTTTTGTAATCAAAACTCTAGATCATGCCATGTAACTGAGTCTTGTTGGTATGAACTATGAATTCAAATCACCCAAAACTTGGATACAGTCGGAAATCAGAGTTAGAACttaatgtaagaaaataatttaggtggcttaaatttaatgtaaaaaattcaaaaaaagtaTTTGTTATTAAGAGAAATGAACTCATgacaaaaatatatgtttatcttAAAAATCAGTATATAATTaggataaatttattataaattttaaaagattttattacattaaattttattagataataaaaaaaaaattgagtgagtttaactaaataatttgtTCATGTCTCTAACCCTATAAGGttatatgtatgtatgtttaactaatttaattttgatcagagctcgtatttaattaaatttaattaatttgctgGAACTAATTGACACATGAGACAGCTCACAGCTCTATATACACTTCTCATTCTTCGTTGGGACCCACCATTTAACGACCTCTTAGGTGACGTGTCGACCACTTGATAACGAACCAAACCCATCCAAGAAGCCGTATGTGGGCCTGGCTCCTTGGGATTACccggtcagctcatttggcacaTGGAATtggaaatttttataaaaaataaaatatttaagactATATAAATGATTAGTAGTGTGATAGAGAGAACAAAGTTGAgaacaaaaatattatcacaaatcTGACGTAATTTCGCATTTGTGtagaagagataaataaaaaaaaaaaatcaaatatagcCTTATCTGGATAAAAATATTTCGAACATAATAATTTCccctaaaaaatataataataattgtttttctttcttttctctgcaCATTACCATATTCGGGACAAAAATCTTCCGAATAtgtgtattttttaaaaataaaataaaaattttatattttacacaTGGTCAAGACTAAAATCTCTATCTCTTGAATATggtcattttttcaaaataaaattattttttctctcttttaaacCTTTCACATACCATGTTAAATTTGTAGTCTTGTTTTCATATAAGAATAGAAAGTATAATCATGAACTAATtctcatattaaaaaaatatatatatatataaataaatgagaagaGTCAGCTGAGCTGAgctaattaaataaagaatatcctagttaataatatatacatatatccttcatttttttctttgtacttgtaataaaatagaataaaataataattccgTGTAATATTAGTTAGTATATATGTAGTGCTTTGTGGAAATGACATAGACAGTAGACTACGACCTATACGGTATACATACTGGCATCCACTTAATTAGAAATGTAAGTATTTTTCTGCCAAACTAAATTAAGGTTTACCATACCACtacacttttatttatttatttatttatatattaatcttataagATGATTATTCCcgattatataatatagttttgatgaatcaatatttattattattattattagaatttgtGGAGTTTATCTCTCCAAAAGACTCAAAGTTCTGGATTACTGTAGAGGAATTACGTGTGGACCAGGTTAAATATCTCCGTATTCATCCAtcttttttcttctctctttcaAATTAAAACTGTCATCATAACATCATTCAATTCTACAATGACGTAACCTCTCCTTTaacttctatttttattttattttataaataaaataaatatatatttcattattattttaaagaaaaataaatggaaGAGAATGAATAGGAAATAATACAATTTGTCACTTTCATATTCCTTCTCTATCactactatattttaaatttaattcaaataatttatattatcatcaataattttactaatcaactcattcaaattattaattaaaacatcaaattatttaattttattaaattcccCAAAAATCCTACCATATACTAGTACATTACCATCCATTGGATGATCAATACTTTAATTTCCTTAGAGTTGAAAATGGGacacaaatatttattagttagagttatttaaataacttaacatGAGTGCATTGccccttttttattattatttacattccttaatttgttaataaaagtactaaaatacatttattttattattatatatcattatttaaaaaaaaaaaaaacctcaaTGAACATGCCCTAAATAAGTAAGTAATTACTTAATGAATTCTAACCTCTTCTTCTTTAAAGTTAGGCACTAGTCCATCccatgttaatttataattatatgatctataaaaaaatgtaaagaaaaaatattttgttaattttatatcttaactAATACTTCTCActcttataataaaaaaaacattttatactcttgtaaaaaaatacatatttattattacaaaatattttcataactaataaaaagaaactacaataatcaaaattataaataatacagAAAGTAGTTTGTTGTCAGTTAGGCGGATTTTGCCAGGTGGCAGAGTCTCTGTATGTAGTTTGAATTGGATAAATAACTACAAGCAAGTTGTTAATGAATCGTCCAAATACATGATTACAAGAttagaatttttataataattaagaattctAAATTAATCGAGCAGCCTTTTAAGGTCGTGTTCGGTTATGAGTTATTTTAAGTGAATTATTAAGTTtgaattattaaacaattagttatttatttatctatatatctatcttaaatgtgggttatttaaataagaaaaaatatatttttaaaaatattagtgatTTTGtcacttaaaataatatgattaataaaaaatgtaaattaatttgattaaagtgAAGTGGTTATTactttttagttattttaatttttaattattttaattattatgattatgaattcgtatttgattctcacttaaaattACCTAATTAGGAGTGAATGAATAATAGGattatatactttaaaaataatatggtCACAAAAGTTAAGCATATAACTCATAAACACgcttaaccatttaattaggCGTAAAATTTACCGTCTGACGGACTTAAACTCAAGAACtcgcaattaaaaaaaaagttatctaCAAAGTAAGAAGAGGagatattaaaattatactaacttcctaagttaaaaataaatttatgaaatgtGTCCACTGTATTAATAAGTAAAACTTGTAACtcatttaaaagtattaattatatataatgaaaaaattaaaaaatagataacaTTTTAGTATTTATAAGACAgttaaatatattgaattatttgaagatTTCATATAACTCATACCCAAAAAGGTagtattttcttaaaataagtAAGTTAgtgtattttttttgaaataagtAAGTTTGTGTTTTTCAGGTGAATTAGTTTGTTTAGGATTTGAAGTTGGCTCTTTATATTTGTCAATGACTTTGGtctactaatttttttttaatgatttttattattagtttagaaTTGTAGGTTCCGTTTCTCATTTGAAGTGTGAATAATCCCCACAAATTAAGTATATAgtctattttaataaaattgtaaaaatatatatttgaaaagtaTAATATGCCAAATTTTGTGACAAAGAGACttgtcaatttatattttattaggacCAGGCAAAATTGCATGAATAGTTTGTTATCAAAAACATTTGAGTTCTATAATTATCCTAAACATTATTTTGTATCCTTCATTGTAATTTGATAATGGaaacaataattataatagacaaaaaatggaaaacaaaaTGAGGGTAATTAAGTTTAACTACAAATAGAAGTTCTGGAATAATTAGGTCTCATGTGTTATGTATTTAATTATGGTTGGAAGAGAAAAATGATGTGACATTGAGCATTGATTATGGTTGGAATAGGGTAAGCAAAATGATGATTAAAGGAGAATTGTAACTatcaatcaaattcaaatagCACACCTAAtgaataaaagtatattttgatcatatatatatcatgtgaAAAAATGAATATGTGTGACAACAATTGatattgaatttgtttttatttgagtAATCCGATAATATGTTATTGATTAGGGTTTGGGGGTAGGCACAGTCCATTATCATCATCTCTTTCGAAGGGAAATGTGACATTATATTAGAATGCAGccattaattaaatttctaagtTATGAAAGAGACCATGGACAGACATCCTTGACCAAAGAATTCTTTTATTAAAGAACCCAACCTAAGTTTGTGTGCCCAATAAATATCTCCCCCACGTGTCCTCTTTGTTGGATAAACTTTGAATAATAAACCCCTCCAATTTCTATTTAtgatatcaaattaataataatatattgtcaaattttcaaaattatgttataagGAAATtatcatgatatgatttgtaataaattaatttaagatctcataaaagaaaaatagtatatataatttgaaaacagCAAAACAAACTTGATGGTTTGCtgataacattttatatattagcTAGCACATCTAAAGCTATTAACTTACACTAGGTTTGATTattctatataataataaatttggtttaatgaagttatttcatttaaaaatataaaaataaataaatgttacaGCTGCTAGTAGATCATTAATTTAAAGGAATCCAGTTGCAGAATTTGGTTTACATTATTCAAATAAGAGGtgaccttttattttattttatttttttgggcaAAGAGAATTGTCATTGAATTATAAGGggtatattttaataataaatgaaacaatacttttgaccattgtttgtgtatattatttgtataacattattaatattattatgtatgaACTTGACCATTTTGCTACAAAAATCTATACAAAAGTGGGAAGACTGTGGCGTCatgttttaatttcaaaatacatTCACTTAAAGTCCaaatactataatataatttgtcctttcattttaaaaaaagaagaagaagaagaagttttgttcctttttatgtttttatttgaatattaaaacttgtattaatgttttttttcaaaattcccaaTCTCAAGTTTTATTTTGCTTACAATATTATTGTGAATTTTCttgattatgttagaatttgtttgtttctttatttttattttaaatctcttattttgttatgtatttatttatttattatgtttacaATAGATCTTCATAATTATAAGGTTCTggcttttcaaaaataataacccttgcttaaatatatatatttttttggttagaAACAAACactaaaaatattgaaatataaaattctgaaaaaagaaaaaagaaagagagtATGGATAATGAGGaagaatagagaaaaaaaacaagCATTTTTCTACCATAATTACATAAATGATAGAAATATCAATTTATCAATTCGAACACATACAAACAATATCAAGATGAATGATGATATCCACCAACAAAATCTGAACAAATCTTGAAAATCATCAATACCAaccattaatatttatttcaaaatttgagAGATTTAACATTATCGACTCACCATCGTCACGACTTTTACTTCAACTTAAAtcgttaaaaaattatatataatgtccAAGTTGGAATTGACTTAAGAAGTATTGTGATGATAAATAggaaatgtatattttattttattttcatatttgtaTATTCTTTTGCTTAATTCATAGATTCAAGGTAGTTTTAAGCATATTCAGAAATCTGGTTGAAATTAACATAAAGAATCACTATTCAGAATCAATATATGGAAATTAAATAAGATCAATTTAGGGTGAAATGGAAAATTATTTCTTGGAGAGAAGTAAAGAATAGTcaaattaaatatcttacatTCAATTATTTAGAGGGAGAGagagattaattaaattaattccaAAGATACAAAATATAGTTAATTCCAACTAGACTTGacttaagtttttatttttaagagtaATATGTTTATCACTTACACCTATAATATGTAAGATTTTCCGATCTCTTTGACAATTGCTTAACAATGTCAACTTGTTAACACCCACTCAAGAATTTATTGTCAATTACACTCCAAAAAccatctataaatatatattatcaattatttatcattattttttccaTTCTACCCTATATCATTAGAAAATTTACTTGCAAATAAATGAATGGCCACGATgtcttattattttatgtttttgaaaagtcaTTATTGGGAAttagtttgtttttttctatCTAATGATGAGATAGATCATTTGAATAATACCAAAATTGAATTGATCAAGACTCgttgaaaaataaatagtaataaaCAACGTTGTGTTACGAATGTACTGGCAATATTTAGTATAATGAATCAAATAAAGTGGCGGATGTTTAGATTAGAGAAATATATTAGATGAAATTAGTGAAATGCATTTGGACCAAACTTATGGTGAATTTTTCTTTGGTTTTTGGCTCATGACCAACCAACTAACCAAGAAACCATATCTTGAATTGATCCTAATAAGTCATTATACCATGTGAAAGGAGACACAATTTGCTTCAAATAGCCTTGTACATAAATCCAACATTTGTCAACATTCACTGATAAAacattttttgtattttttgtatttttattttctagaaGCATGATCCTTCACTTCCCACTCACacacactctctctctctctctctacactATCTTCTTCTTAATTATTGTGATGAGTTTGTTTGGGCTAGAAAAAAGAGGCCCACGCGTTTTTAAGAATCTTAGGTTTCATTAAGAGACTCATGAAGTGAACATAAATTTCTGTTTTTCTTCCTTAAGGTAAACAACTGGAAAACAATTTCTCAAGtcttaagaaaagaaaaaccaGCGACTTATAAATGGGGAAAGGGGTGAAGTGTGAGGGACCCATTTCAAAACCAAACCTCATCGGAACTCTATTTGTTTCTTCAACCGCCGGCCACGGCCACGTCCCCATTATTTGGTTCGATTACTAATTGTTTATGGAAATTACTAGTtctataatatactaattatttaacattttataacatCAAATCTGTTCATTAACTACTTCATTGACATTTCAAAGTTTTGTTTTTTCATGTGGCTTAAACAGGAACAGGAATTTagtttaattgttaaaattgaAAAACGTCATGTTCAAGGCCaagacttttatttttaatttttaattaagagtGGTAAACATTTGCCTAATTGGGCCAAACAGACACCCATGAAAAACTattcaatattttcttaaactttatttaatgaaaaaataaacaatgcAGTGCTCAAGTAGAAGTTGAGTTAGGTCCTGTTTTGTATATAGTTTAGTTTTGACCCCGTAGCTTAGCTTAGCTTAGCTTAGCTTAGGATAAAGAATTTCTTACTGTATATAAGTCAAAATACTAACgccatatataaataattagatcCTACTAAGTTACAGACAAACATAGGTTTAGGCAGAATGATCATGAATGATGTCTGCACACGTTACTTAATTTAGGTAAAGTGTCTTGTCTTATATATAGTTAGCCTAGTTTTGGGATTAAATAATGATTCTATTTTTAGCCTTACTAGGCTATATGCTAGACCCAAAAGATAGTAAAAGTCAGTAATTTTTGCTGCTGTTCCATTTccaatagtttaaaaaaaagaaaattattcctaaaatgaagaacaacaatgtctaaaacatgaaaaacagcATTCACAAGTCTTAAATAGTAGTACATGAGAGCCGCGCACAGGAAAGGACGAGCTTttgtatatttgtttaaaatccAACAGATAATGAAGAAACAAACAAACGAGAACAACTAGCAgctgattgattgattgtttatTACCATGAACCATCTGCTCCTGCAGTTGGGTTGTGGAAAGACGCAAAATCCCAGAATGTCTTCAATGAATATGGGGGTGAAACAGTTAACCCTTCTTCTTCTGTTATCCAAGCCATCTGCCAATTATTTAAACAACTCCATCAGGATTATGGAACTAATGGATGCCCACAAAGATTAATGTGCCTTGTGGCTGGAGGATCATTAAAGTCTGGCCCCAATTCTATATTTAGCTATCATTCGTATTGTGAATGGTAAAAAAACGAATAACTAGATCGAGAAAAGGAAACTTGAGGTTCCTCATTCCATACTtttcaaataactaaattaaaatggACAATTACTTTAATGGGATAGAAATAAGATATCTGTGAAACCTGTTTATAGAACGAGATTAACTAAGGACGGAGAAAGGAAGCACCATAAGCTAATAACTTTGTTGAACCGCTTAAAAATAGACTAGTTGTGGTGGGAACAATAATACGATTCTTTCAAAACTCTTGAGTTAATTCATAGTTTCCCATTGGATGGAAATATAAGCTTCAAGCATAAAAGGGTTCGCCATGACTAGCATATGTTGTTTGATCAAgcattctaatatatatatatatatgaaggtAAATCTTTATTTTACAAAGGAAAATGTAAGAGCACAAGTAGGCTACTATCACGCctagaaaacaaaaaataaacaaatgaaaACAGAAAAACGAAACATAGTGAGTGCAACAATGGGCTGTTGCATGCATAATATGCATGTGGCTGTGGGGTTTGTACACATGAGCCTATCAGACCTTGCACTGGATAAATGACCCTAGTTAAGAACTCGGAGATACTACAGACTGATCTATTTGTACTCAGATTGATGTTCTTAAGGTGTTAACACCATTTTCATTAATTCACTATAAGATTACTTCATCTGAGCAAGTAAAGGCTATAATAACTAGgtattataagttataactcACCCTAGGATATTCTTATGAATATTCTAATTGGGATCAGTTACAAGACATTACGGGTGCAGAAAAATAGCGCCCAAATCAGGGCCACAGTTCATCATGGTGGACGCAGGAGAGAGGGAGGCTTGAAAAGtattttaaccaaataggcATATATTCAGCTTAAGTCCTATCATAATAAATACTAGAAGAGTCTAAAAATCAATTAGTGAGGATAAGAAGAGACAGCTAATTGCAAAATCAAAActggagaaaaaaaaacaaaggatCCACAACGGAAGGATCAATCTAAAGCCAACATGACAGATCAATGAATTGATGGAGCCTTCTGATTTGAGTGTTTTTTGTTAATGTTTGTGTAACTCACGACAAATTGTGTTGTGAGTTGTGTCTAACTGGTTGTGTTCCCCATGGAAAATGAGGCTTTGTTTTTTCATAGAAGtcctatcatatatatatgaaactGCTCTCCAAATGATACACAACTAGAAGTGGATTAATTactaattgaaaattttcagtGAATCTGGAACTTGTAAGAGGAAAAAGAAGGGAAATCTATGCATGGATAAAGAGATACCTGGAGTTTGTTAATAGCAGACCTATCACGGTAGAGAAGCACACGCATGCACTTCTCCAGCAGCTTAACAGCATCCTTGAAACTTAAGTCCTCACGCCATTCATCTCGAAGGATTGGTCTAGCCAAATGATTTCCAAACCCAGTGGCGACATGGTCGTCAGAATATTGGACGCCAATCATACTGACCTGTATCAAAttcatagaaaaaaattattatatcccTGCAACCAGAAAATAGTCCAGCATCAATTGGGAATGATATTAAGATGCATTACTGTTCCAAGGTATTTGTTTCCATTTTTCACTCCACCAAGTATGAGGGAATTCCACAATGGGTTGAATTTGTTACGACGATTGTACATCAATCGAGTCAAATAGTTGTGCACTTCCTTAGGCCCAAGTGAGTTTCCGTCATCCCACATGTTGTCATAGAGTCTATAAAAagcaaataaattgaaataagtATACATGGTAATGCTCAAAGTGTCGATTAACCAACAAACTAAACTAACTAAAAACAGTCCATTTGTTAACATGCTTACATAAGATCATCAAGATTACGCATAATGTCCTGGAAATCACTGATCTCTCCACTAGCACCAATGATGGAATGTTTCCCAACAGACTTCAATCGTTCAACACCCTTATACCGCAGTGTGGATCCATAGGAACCTAAGCATTAAAAAGGTCATATCACATGCTCAATACTGATCCTCATCAAACGAACATATACATCATATGAGTTTATGGATGCATGAAGTAGCATATCAGACTTTACTGCTTTAATTGTCAGAGCTGCCTATAAAATACCACTACTTCCCCAAAACCTCTCAAATGTGGCAGTCATATGAGTGAATGCGAGGTACCTTACCCGCCAGGTAGTGGGatacccatccccgaacccgattgACATTTAATTACCTAACCCCG from Impatiens glandulifera chromosome 9, dImpGla2.1, whole genome shotgun sequence includes the following:
- the LOC124916730 gene encoding proteasome subunit beta type-4-like, whose protein sequence is MNSADANQANESFMISEQSSERTLYPYVTGTSVIGMKYKDGIIMAADMGGSYGSTLRYKGVERLKSVGKHSIIGASGEISDFQDIMRNLDDLILYDNMWDDGNSLGPKEVHNYLTRLMYNRRNKFNPLWNSLILGGVKNGNKYLGTVSMIGVQYSDDHVATGFGNHLARPILRDEWREDLSFKDAVKLLEKCMRVLLYRDRSAINKLQMAWITEEEGLTVSPPYSLKTFWDFASFHNPTAGADGSW